The DNA window GTTAAACCTTGATGAAAACAACATGACAAATGATCAATCACTTGGGTTTtagttcagtaaaaaaaaaaaaaagattggtttTTTATGTACAAAATTAACCTTGATATGCacacaatatttttaaacactGGTTTAGTTCTGGTTATGACACAATAAATGTGAGCAccttttaagagtgctttttggaAATTGTAATAAACCTGCTATTAGGTAATGATTGCGTTACATGCCCCCAAAAATGATGAGTTCATTGCTGCGGTATTTTACACGAGAGCAACAGTTAGATAATGTTACCTTTTTTCAATGGAAATAAAGATGGTGCAATCATGACCAAAATTATTGCACAGTCGGTACAGTGTTCGAAAGAAACCATCGGTCAGCTCGTCATCGTAGCAAACTATGGACATAAAACACATTATTTTTACACCAGTGTTACGACTGCCATCTACAAAATGCAGATATATCTAATCAGAATCCCAATTTATCAGTAAGGTATTATATCTAGCGATGAGGAACTCATCGCATTTCATTTCACTTTCGCGGATGAGCGTTGTGTGCCGTTAAAAACCCTAACACAACTCAATTATATTCATTGGGGAAAAAGGCCCAGATTGGATTTCAAGACATTGGAATCGGACTGTTCATAGTACACTGCATGCAAATTACATGATTtgggcaaaaaaatgtgaattgacCTTGAATGTATATAGCCTTAGTATATTTaccttttattatttatttcatcctTTTAATTGAAAACCTTAACTGCAACTATATGAgctttggctttaaaaaaagattctgGATGACCTACTATCAGCAGCAATGATGAAACGGACATTGTCATAAATATCAGCTACTTCTTCCTCTGTCCAGCTAAATTCCACATCAGCATCTATAGTCAAGACAAAgggaatgaatttatttttaaagcataaAAGTGAAAGTTGAAATATAAAGATGTAGTTctaatgaataattaaatgaCCTGTGCAAAGATCAGATCGAAGCCAATCCAACTGTCGCACTCTCACTTCCCCACctaaaagaaaatcacaacgGAACAGTAAAATCGCACATTCAAGTTATTTTTCTAAAGCTGTGCATGAAGAATAAGTTTAACTGAAAACAGATATTTTGGTTCAAAATGGAAGTTTATCTAAGGTTTAGTTCATATAATCCCTAATTTGCAGTGTGGGAAAATAATTGATTTGTgaaattattgtttaaaaaacccACCATTGATAATGTCCCtaacaaaatgttatttaaaataacaaacaataaTTTGTTGTTGCAAATTCCTCACCTGCAAGTTCAATCATGTGTTCATTTCGAGTTATATTTCTCTGGCACATGCTTAAAAGGTCCTCTCCGACATCTGTAACACAAAATTAGAGTACTTAATACTCATTTCAGTATATACATTCAAACAAAGTCAGTGGATAGTGGATTAAAAGCAGGAGAAATTCGAATTTCTCTATAAGTGATTACCTGTGCAGTACACTTTTTTGGCTAACGTGGACATAATAATGCTGGTTAAGCCGACACCAGCTCCTAACTCAACAACGGTTGCGCCTTTGAACATGAGGGGCTTTGAAAGAATGAAGTCCCCCAGGAGTAATGCTCCTCTCCAAACCtgataaaagaaagaaaaaacaatattatagTGTTATTCCTGATCCATTCTCCATTGACCAATTAAATCATCATTAAACTTAACTGACACAACactagaacacacacacacaagcgggaaaaaaataattttactgtgCTGAATGtgacattaaaattaataaataaaagtcaaTTTACTGACCTGTTTGCCAACATCCTCTAGGGGTGTTGCCATCGTATGCTCtgcaaaaatacacatttttataaatgcaAATTGGAACGCAACTAAGTTTTTCTTCCTCCTTTGAACACAAATGCCAGTAAACTACAATTCTCTTATTATATTAATGTAATGAATCCTTTTCTTCACAGCACAGGTAGACTTAATTAAAAATAACCCAACTTGGATTAAGCCAATGCCCCTGAATTTTTTCTACCCTGTGTTATACGATAAAGTCATTctcaatgacacattttattttattttttttaatgttaagtgCTTCAATCTAGCCGTATGACCAAGCACTTTGGTACTTACCAATTCGTATAATGTCATCAAAGCACTCATCTGCGTCATCATCTTCGTTTTGTTGCGCCGCTGTACACGATTGTTTGAGAATGATAGGGCAGA is part of the Stigmatopora argus isolate UIUO_Sarg chromosome 14, RoL_Sarg_1.0, whole genome shotgun sequence genome and encodes:
- the mettl22 gene encoding methyltransferase-like protein 22, producing MDQITFQHDRVLSDVHMLLPNAHHVMARLNQVGQPVFISKFKFLSNAEKQDSKCQARSKSSDSEAHVLQVEDKEENHEKNEEPALDEDGDLDIPHRPRNNLSGDSTREVVCPIILKQSCTAAQQNEDDDADECFDDIIRIEHTMATPLEDVGKQVWRGALLLGDFILSKPLMFKGATVVELGAGVGLTSIIMSTLAKKVYCTDVGEDLLSMCQRNITRNEHMIELAGGEVRVRQLDWLRSDLCTDADVEFSWTEEEVADIYDNVRFIIAADICYDDELTDGFFRTLYRLCNNFGHDCTIFISIEKRFNFTLREMDVSCDAYNHFEHCLSQLEELVDGQCSFKVEQLPSTFPQFLQYERLDQLELWKVTAKRVSFDKNKSNSKELTS